One window of the Doryrhamphus excisus isolate RoL2022-K1 chromosome 10, RoL_Dexc_1.0, whole genome shotgun sequence genome contains the following:
- the cbx3b gene encoding chromobox protein homolog 3b isoform X2, whose product MRKKQTVKQRKTEETPDVVQEFVVEKITRRRISNGKVEYFLKWKGFTDADNTWEPEDNLDCPELIEDFLRNHFSEDNEEEEQEFVPKEELREEMEFRHNQDCGGDIVGDPDSPTDYSAYPQPECIIGSADRKGELMFLVKWKNSGDVALLSAHEASARCPQAVIDFYEQKLTWHCGGGGDDEQ is encoded by the exons ATGCGGAAGAAGCAGACAGTCAAGCAGAGGAAAACCGAAGAGACTCCTGATGTTGTCCAGGAGTTTGTGGTGGAGAAAATCACACGACGTAGGATCTCCAATGGAAAAGTGGAGTACTTCCTTAAGTGGAAAGGCTTCACCGA TGCAGACAACACATGGGAGCCCGAAGACAACCTGGACTGTCCGGAACTGATCGAGGACTTCCTGAGAAACCATTTCTCAGAAGACAATGAGGAAGAAGAGCAGGAGTTTGTTCCTAAAGAGGAATTGAGAGAGGAGATGGAattt AGGCACAATCAGGACTGCGGTGGCGACATTGTGGGCGATCCAGATTCACCCACCGACTACAGCGCTTACCCCCAGCCTGAATGCATCATCGGCTCCGCAGACCGAAAGGGAGAGCTCATGTTTTTAGTCAAATG GAAGAACTCTGGTGACGTCGCACTGTTGTCGGCCCACGAGGCGAGCGCTAGGTGTCCTCAAGCGGTGATTGACTTCTATGAGCAGAAACTGACCTGGcactgcggcggcggcggcgacgacGAGCAGTGA
- the cbx3b gene encoding chromobox protein homolog 3b isoform X1: MRKKQTVKQRKTEETPDVVQEFVVEKITRRRISNGKVEYFLKWKGFTDADNTWEPEDNLDCPELIEDFLRNHFSEDNEEEEQEFVPKEELREEMEFVSRHNQDCGGDIVGDPDSPTDYSAYPQPECIIGSADRKGELMFLVKWKNSGDVALLSAHEASARCPQAVIDFYEQKLTWHCGGGGDDEQ; the protein is encoded by the exons ATGCGGAAGAAGCAGACAGTCAAGCAGAGGAAAACCGAAGAGACTCCTGATGTTGTCCAGGAGTTTGTGGTGGAGAAAATCACACGACGTAGGATCTCCAATGGAAAAGTGGAGTACTTCCTTAAGTGGAAAGGCTTCACCGA TGCAGACAACACATGGGAGCCCGAAGACAACCTGGACTGTCCGGAACTGATCGAGGACTTCCTGAGAAACCATTTCTCAGAAGACAATGAGGAAGAAGAGCAGGAGTTTGTTCCTAAAGAGGAATTGAGAGAGGAGATGGAatttgtgagt AGGCACAATCAGGACTGCGGTGGCGACATTGTGGGCGATCCAGATTCACCCACCGACTACAGCGCTTACCCCCAGCCTGAATGCATCATCGGCTCCGCAGACCGAAAGGGAGAGCTCATGTTTTTAGTCAAATG GAAGAACTCTGGTGACGTCGCACTGTTGTCGGCCCACGAGGCGAGCGCTAGGTGTCCTCAAGCGGTGATTGACTTCTATGAGCAGAAACTGACCTGGcactgcggcggcggcggcgacgacGAGCAGTGA